A genomic stretch from Mycobacterium cookii includes:
- a CDS encoding TetR/AcrR family transcriptional regulator has translation MRSADDLTAAARIRDAAIKCFGEQGFNVGLRSIAESAGVSAALVIHHFGSKDGLRKACDDYVAEEIRSVKSEAMNSSDPATWFAAMAEIEEYAPLMAYLVRSMQTGGELAKMLWRTMIDNAASYLDEGVRSGILKPSRDPAARAKYLAITGGGGFLLYIQMHDTPTDLRAVLRDYAADMVLPALELYTDGLMTDSHMYEAFLAQEEKGEVDAPD, from the coding sequence ATGCGTTCAGCCGACGATCTGACCGCCGCGGCCCGGATTCGGGACGCCGCGATCAAGTGCTTCGGCGAGCAGGGGTTCAATGTCGGCCTGCGCTCGATCGCCGAGTCGGCCGGTGTGAGCGCGGCGCTGGTCATCCACCACTTCGGATCCAAAGACGGCCTGCGCAAGGCCTGCGACGACTACGTCGCCGAGGAGATCCGCAGCGTTAAGTCCGAGGCGATGAACTCCAGCGACCCGGCGACCTGGTTCGCGGCGATGGCCGAGATCGAGGAGTACGCGCCGCTGATGGCCTACCTGGTGCGCAGCATGCAGACCGGTGGTGAGCTTGCGAAAATGCTGTGGCGCACCATGATCGACAATGCCGCGAGCTACCTGGACGAGGGCGTCCGCAGCGGCATCCTGAAGCCCAGCCGTGATCCGGCTGCCCGGGCCAAGTACCTGGCGATCACCGGTGGCGGCGGCTTCCTGCTGTACATCCAGATGCACGACACCCCAACCGATCTGCGGGCGGTGCTGCGCGACTACGCCGCTGACATGGTGCTGCCCGCCCTCGAGCTCTACACCGACGGCCTGATGACCGACAGCCACATGTACGAAGCCTTCCTGGCCCAAGAAGAAAAAGGAGAAGTGGATGCACCCGATTGA